A genome region from Manihot esculenta cultivar AM560-2 chromosome 5, M.esculenta_v8, whole genome shotgun sequence includes the following:
- the LOC110614418 gene encoding UDP-glycosyltransferase 74E2 — MEKIQGAIKKHVLVLPLPLQGHINPMLQFSKRLASKGLKVTLLTFTDKPSTKGEDGLISFESLSNTSEESRTDKDGDDYMKKLQYMVTLKLPEIVAKHEESDFPVTCLIYDSILPWVLELARKVGISPAPFFTQSCAVCAIYYAVHEGNLKIPIDDKAFVLLQGMPALEAYDLPSFVYDLEKYQGVLNYLASQFSNIGEVDWIFYNTFDILEQEVASWMTTKCPIRLIGPTIPSMYLDKILEDDKDYGLNLFQSNNETCLEWLDSKEACSVVYVAFGSIAALGDKQMEELAQALNTSNYYFLWVVRESEEKKLPRKFVQETSEKGLILTWCPQLKVLAHRSVGCFMTHCGWNSVLEALSLGVPMVAMPQWTDQPTNAKFIADVWQVGVRVKMDEEGIVGKEEIEQCVRQVMEGETANEMRKNCQKWKKLAKEAVDEGGSSDKNIENFVEELKCSSDNSK; from the exons atggagaAGATACAAGGAGCTATTAAAAAACATGTCCTAGtacttcctcttcctctgcaaGGACACATAAATCCAATGCTCCAATTCTCCAAGCGACTAGCCAGCAAAGGACTCAAAGTGACACTACTCACCTTCACTGACAAACCATCCACCAAAGGCGAAGATGGGTTAATAAGCTTTGAATCCCTTTCCAATACCAGCGAAGAAAGCAGGACGGATAAGGATGGTGATGACTATATGAAGAAATTGCAATACATGGTGACACTAAAATTGCCAGAAATTGTTGCAAAGCATGAGGAGTCTGATTTCCCTGTGACTTGCCTCATTTATGACTCCATCTTGCCATGGGTTCTGGAGCTAGCCAGAAAGGTTGGAATCTCTCCAGCGCCATTCTTCACACAATCGTGTGCAGTTTGTGCCATCTATTATGCAGTTCATGAAGGAAACCTTAAAATTCCTATTGATGATAAGGCCTTTGTATTACTACAAGGGATGCCAGCCCTTGAGGCCTATGACCTGCCATCTTTCGTTTATGACTTGGAAAAGTATCAAGGTGTATTGAACTATTTGGCAAGTCAGTTTTCGAACATTGGAGAAGTTGATTGGATCTTTTACAACACTTTCGACATCTTGGAACAAGAG GTGGCTAGCTGGATGACAACCAAGTGTCCAATAAGGCTAATCGGACCAACAATACCATCAATGTATTTGGACAAGATATTGGAGGACGACAAGGACTATGGCCTCAACCTATTCCAATCCAACAACGAAACTTGTCTCGAGTGGCTAGATTCCAAGGAAGCTTGCTCAGTGGTTTATGTAGCCTTTGGAAGCATAGCTGCCTTGGGAGACAAGCAGATGGAAGAACTTGCACAAGCCCTAAACACGAGCAACTACTACTTCTTGTGGGTGGTTAGGGAATCAGAAGAGAAAAAACTTCCAAGAAAATTTGTTCAAGAGACGTCAGAGAAAGGTCTAATTTTAACATGGTGTCCCCAATTAAAAGTTCTGGCTCACAGGTCTGTAGGATGCTTCATGACTCATTGTGGGTGGAACTCAGTACTTGAGGCTTTAAGCTTGGGAGTACCAATGGTGGCAATGCCACAGTGGACTGATCAACCGACGAATGCAAAGTTTATTGCCGATGTATGGCAAGTTGGAGTCAGGGTAAAGATGGATGAAGAAGGAATCGTCGGAAAGGAGGAAATAGAGCAATGTGTAAGGCAAGTAATGGAAGGAGAGACAGCAAATGAGATGAGAAAGAATTGTCAGAAATGGAAGAAACTTGCTAAAGAGGCAGTAGATGAAGGGGGAAGTTCTGACAAGAACATTGAGAATTTCGTAGAAGAACTCAAATGCTCCTCTGATAATAGTAAATAG